One part of the Nymphaea colorata isolate Beijing-Zhang1983 chromosome 8, ASM883128v2, whole genome shotgun sequence genome encodes these proteins:
- the LOC116259013 gene encoding uncharacterized protein LOC116259013, translated as MVDASSAAVILKDLEEFDAVEEFQLGDHGQQSMSPELFRLVFDLVHKGNRAFREGRFKEAINFYSKARLSEECETIVLSNRSAAFCSYSKQLRSRSASLSEYQAIDGLDPTTYAELALKDAEKVMNVQPNSTKVYYLRAKALILLEQYDAARETLVVGLQIDPLSIPLQRSIQNLDKITAGSERRMRCSKLQRTDDFDCTLCFKLLYDPVTTPCGHSFCRPCLLQSMDHGNKCPMCRTVLFISAKAYPVSVTLKNIIQKNFADEYAERKSELDSLVDMGNDVMPLFVMDVVIPGQKISLNIFEPRYRLMVRRIMEGNRRMGMVGFDPSTGSMADLACEVEITECEPLPDGRFYLVVEGRRRFQICRVWDQDGYRVAEVEWIQDICPSETAEARADLDQLVNGATELVRNWVVAARQVPHSDHREARESLLQAEAVPTQQDPERFSFWLVNLLRLRTSDRLEFLRLRDTRERISRALVRMKTEERGCRVQ; from the exons ATGGTCGACGCGAGTTCTGCTGCTGTTATCTTGAAGGATTTGGAAGAATTCGACGCCGTGGAGGAATTTCAATTG GGTGATCATGGGCAGCAGAGCATGTCGCCGGAGCTGTTTCGCCTGGTGTTCGATCTGGTGCACAAGGGGAATCGAGCTTTCCGTGAGGGCAGGTTTAAAGAG GCGATCAATTTTTACTCCAAGGCGCGGCTCTCGGAAGAATGCGAAACGATCGTGCTCAGCAATCGGAGCGCTGCCTTTTGTAG CTATAGCAAGCAACTGAGAAGTCGATCTGCGTCATTATCAGAGTACCAAGCTATAGATGGTCTGGATCCAACAACTTATGCTGAA CTGGCCCTGAAGGATGCTGAGAAAGTAATGAATGTTCAGCCAAACTCAACTAAAGTCTATTATCTCAGAGCCAAAGCTCTCATCTTG CTGGAGCAATATGATGCAGCAAGGGAAACCCTTGTTGTTGGCCTGCAGATTGATCCCCTCAG CATTCCACTTCAAAGGTCAATTCAGAATTTGGATAAGATTACAGCTGGTTCCGAAAGGAGGATGAGATGTTCCAAATTGCAGCGAACTGATGACTTTGACTGTACATTGTGCTTCAAACTTCTATATGATCCTGTGACTACTCCATGTGGACATTCATTCTGCCGTCCTTGCCTTCTACAATCAATGGATCATG GCAATAAATGCCCCATGTGCCGTACTGTTCTATTCATCAGTGCTAAGGCATATCCAGTGAG TGTGACTCTGAAGaacataatacaaaaaaattttgcTGATGAGTATGCTGAGAGGAAGTCTGAGCTTGACAGTTTGGTGGACATGGGTAACGATGTGATGCCTCTCTTTGTCATGGATGTGGTGATTCCTGGTCAAAAGATATCCTTGAACATATTTGAACCACGTTATCGACTTATG GTGAGAAGAATAATGGAAGGAAATAGACGGATGGGAATG GTTGGTTTTGACCCTTCGACAGGTTCCATGGCAGACCTTGCCTGTGAAGTGGAAATAACAGA ATGTGAGCCACTTCCAGACGGACGGTTTTATTTGGTG GTTGAAGGTCGAAGAAGATTTCAAATATGTCGTGTTTGGGATCAGGATGG GTATCGAGTTGCAGAAGTTGAATGGATTCAAGACATTTGTCCATCAGAAACAGCAGAAGCAAGGGCAGAT tTAGACCAACTTGTTAATGGTGCAACAGAGTTGGTTCGCAATTGGGTTGTTGCAGCTAGGCAAGTTCCCCATTCAG ATCATCGGGAAGCCAGAGAATCGCTTTTGCAAGCTGAAGCAGTTCCTACACAACAGGATCCTGAGAGATTTAGTTTCTGG CTCGTTAACCTATTGAGATTGAGGACTTCGGATAGATTGGAATTTCTTCGATTGAGAGATACACGGGAG AGGATATCGCGTGCACTCGTACGTATGAAAACTGAAGAACGTGGTTGCCGTGTCCAGTAA
- the LOC116258425 gene encoding pollen-specific protein C13-like produces the protein MAPTAAALASLCLLSVIGVAYCADNFMVQGRVYCDTCRIGFETPATTYIPGAKVKVECRSRTTGFMTYKAEGMTDATGTYRIPVANDHQHEICESVLISSPQRGCAVMQAGRERASVALTHNNGMPSSTRFANSLGFVADRPLALCAQLVQQYELDETEV, from the exons ATGGCTCCAACTGCGGCGGCCCTCGCCTCCCTCTGCCTCCTCTCCGTCATTGGGGTGGCATACTGCGCCGACAACTTCATGGTTCAGGGCCGCGTGTACTGCGACACCTGCCGCATCGGATTCGAGACCCCAGCCACCACCTACATCCCAG GTGCAAAGGTTAAGGTCGAGTGCAGGAGCAGGACGACTGGGTTCATGACGTACAAGGCCGAGGGGATGACGGATGCGACGGGGACGTACCGCATCCCCGTGGCCAACGACCACCAGCACGAGATCTGCGAGTCCGTCTTGATCAGCAGCCCTCAGCGCGGCTGCGCCGTGATGCAGGCCGGCCGTGAGCGCGCTTCCGTCGCCCTCACCCACAACAACGGCATGCCCTCCAGCACCAGGTTCGCCAACTCCCTGGGCTTCGTCGCCGACAGGCCCCTCGCCCTGTGCGCCCAGCTGGTCCAGCAATACGAGCTCGACGAGACTGAAGTCTAG